Proteins encoded in a region of the Leptolyngbya sp. 'hensonii' genome:
- a CDS encoding SpoIIE family protein phosphatase, with product MFKVLIIDDDSATRALLKRTLQNQGYEVFTANHGEEGIALATQLRPALIVCDLVMPGIDGLEVCQLIKSDPELSTSFFLLLTFRGAKEGLIQGLDKGADDILAKPIEMSELKARVRAGLRLYQLTQDLQAKNRMLQGLTQDLQLQKQVLEAEFTEASEYVRSLLPSSLTGSVTIDPRFIPSRQLGGDCFDYDWLDPDYLAIYLLDVSGHGLGAALPSVSVLNMLRSQSLPDANLYQPNHVLMALNEAFQMTDQNERYFTIWYGVYNRLQQQLVYSSAGHAPGILINRSVDGTVTAKQLRTPGMPIGMFPDSKFSNAYCRIEPGSKLYIFSDGIFDLLQPDGNLWGLHDLINLLVSCAERGNTNLDSILEQIQNLAPKKAFDDDACLLEITFSADPALED from the coding sequence ATGTTTAAAGTACTGATTATTGATGATGACTCAGCAACCCGAGCGCTGCTGAAGAGAACGCTTCAAAATCAGGGGTATGAGGTTTTTACCGCTAATCATGGTGAAGAGGGGATTGCGCTAGCGACTCAATTGCGGCCTGCCCTGATTGTTTGTGATCTCGTCATGCCGGGAATCGATGGGTTAGAAGTTTGCCAGTTGATCAAATCTGATCCGGAGCTCTCTACCAGCTTTTTTCTCCTCTTAACCTTTCGGGGGGCGAAGGAAGGGTTGATTCAGGGCTTGGATAAGGGAGCGGATGATATTCTGGCGAAACCGATCGAGATGAGCGAGTTGAAGGCTCGGGTACGGGCAGGGTTGCGGCTCTATCAGCTCACCCAGGATCTGCAGGCAAAAAACCGAATGCTGCAGGGATTGACTCAGGATCTACAACTGCAGAAACAGGTTCTAGAGGCCGAATTTACGGAAGCCTCAGAATATGTCCGATCGTTGCTGCCTTCTTCCCTGACGGGTTCTGTCACCATCGACCCCCGATTTATCCCTTCCCGCCAATTGGGGGGAGATTGCTTTGACTATGACTGGCTGGATCCAGATTATCTGGCCATTTACTTGTTGGATGTTTCGGGGCACGGATTAGGAGCAGCTCTGCCTTCCGTGTCAGTTCTGAACATGCTCCGCTCCCAGTCTCTCCCAGATGCCAATTTGTATCAGCCGAACCATGTGCTGATGGCCCTGAATGAAGCCTTTCAGATGACAGACCAGAATGAACGCTACTTCACCATCTGGTATGGGGTTTATAATCGGCTGCAGCAACAACTGGTTTACTCCAGTGCGGGCCATGCTCCGGGAATTCTAATTAACCGATCGGTAGATGGAACGGTGACGGCCAAACAGTTGAGAACACCGGGAATGCCGATCGGCATGTTTCCAGATAGCAAGTTTTCCAATGCCTATTGCCGGATTGAACCCGGCAGTAAGCTCTATATCTTCAGTGATGGTATTTTTGACTTACTCCAACCCGATGGCAATCTCTGGGGATTGCATGACCTGATCAATCTGTTGGTCAGTTGTGCGGAGAGGGGCAATACCAACCTGGACAGCATCCTGGAACAAATCCAGAATCTGGCTCCCAAAAAAGCTTTTGATGATGATGCCTGTCTACTGGAGATTACGTTTAGCGCTGATCCTGCGCTAGAGGATTAG
- a CDS encoding zinc-binding dehydrogenase, which translates to MKALVLDRPGGPETLHLADLPLPEPGIGEVRVKVHAAGLNPVDYKLAASGYHTWHYPFVLGLDVAGTIEALGPQVTNWHVGDAVYYHGNFCRPGGFAECTIASAHVLAPLPEQTSFVEAAALPCAGLTAYQALHRKLAVRPGQTLLVQGGAGGVGGFAIQLGVLAGMQVITTCSAGHVDWVRHLGATEVIDYQTEDVPTRVRELTKGRGVDAIVDTVSPYTATEGMEMLAFGGGIACVAGLPDLSSWRPFSKALSVHDVALGCAYLLGDQRSQADLAQMGRELGTLVSTRKIDPMVQQVIRLEEIPAALERLSHRHGRGKIVAEISPT; encoded by the coding sequence ACCAGGGATAGGAGAGGTCCGTGTCAAAGTCCATGCTGCCGGTCTGAATCCAGTGGATTACAAACTGGCGGCGTCTGGATACCACACCTGGCACTACCCCTTCGTTTTGGGCCTGGATGTGGCCGGAACGATCGAGGCCCTCGGTCCCCAGGTGACGAACTGGCACGTGGGGGATGCAGTGTACTACCACGGGAACTTCTGCCGACCAGGAGGATTTGCCGAGTGTACGATCGCATCTGCCCATGTTCTGGCCCCTTTGCCGGAGCAAACGTCCTTTGTTGAGGCAGCCGCCCTGCCCTGTGCTGGGTTGACTGCTTACCAGGCCCTGCATCGAAAATTGGCGGTGCGTCCCGGCCAGACTCTGCTGGTGCAGGGGGGAGCAGGTGGTGTGGGGGGCTTTGCCATTCAGTTGGGAGTCCTGGCTGGGATGCAGGTGATCACCACCTGTTCCGCCGGACATGTGGACTGGGTGCGGCATCTGGGGGCAACCGAGGTAATTGACTACCAGACTGAAGATGTGCCGACCCGGGTGCGGGAGCTAACAAAAGGCCGGGGTGTGGATGCGATCGTGGATACGGTCAGTCCCTACACAGCCACTGAGGGTATGGAGATGCTGGCCTTTGGCGGGGGCATTGCCTGCGTGGCTGGATTGCCTGACCTGTCAAGCTGGCGACCCTTCAGCAAAGCCCTGTCTGTCCACGATGTAGCTCTGGGCTGTGCCTATCTGTTGGGAGATCAGCGATCGCAGGCGGACCTGGCCCAGATGGGGCGGGAACTGGGGACTCTGGTCAGTACCCGCAAAATTGATCCGATGGTGCAGCAGGTGATTCGCCTAGAGGAGATCCCGGCAGCCCTGGAGCGGCTTTCCCATCGCCATGGACGCGGCAAGATCGTCGCCGAGATTAGCCCCACCTAG
- a CDS encoding zinc ribbon domain-containing protein, giving the protein MQCPVCGHPEIEAKGVDWSGNPRYCCRSCGEIFLVQVEMTDADLPPEPEPKPRKPFPSPWRSIPILPIIPYLQQLGQRSLPGLTEAGIALLLGSLLFGIIHWLAPPETFYDYYLRLAHSFLDGQLCLSENPSWLNELVPIPGKGYCVVYPIAPALFLLPLVKVFPTITQSEAAHLLFGLAALAIYLFFRKQQSSRFRSISLALIWSFATIFFPMSAVGSVWYIAQTMGATFVWLFLLCFQPRPGGFLFLSGLCLGIAAAARLPLNLLVLYGLVLLYRELAPRWSLLLRSTSIFFAGFLPLFLLQRLYNYARYQTFADRGYALIPGKFAEPEFQHGLFHPFNLPKHLRVLFLNLPKGVDHWPYLVPSHEGLSILITSPFLVVAFWWLIKSRRWPEVGAILTIMVIEMCHGTVGYSQFGYRFALDVYPLLFLALPPILELRSLRSWLLGLIGLSGLVNLWGLLAFRYRWFIW; this is encoded by the coding sequence ATGCAATGTCCAGTCTGTGGGCATCCGGAGATTGAGGCCAAGGGCGTGGATTGGTCAGGGAACCCACGCTACTGTTGTCGATCGTGTGGAGAGATTTTCCTGGTGCAGGTCGAAATGACAGATGCTGATCTACCACCAGAGCCAGAACCCAAACCCCGCAAACCATTTCCCTCCCCCTGGCGATCGATCCCCATCCTTCCGATAATTCCCTATCTGCAGCAACTCGGACAGCGAAGCCTGCCTGGATTAACAGAGGCAGGAATTGCCCTGCTTTTGGGCAGTTTGCTCTTCGGTATTATTCACTGGCTGGCTCCTCCAGAAACCTTCTACGACTATTACCTGCGTCTGGCCCACAGTTTTCTCGATGGTCAACTTTGTCTGTCCGAAAATCCGAGCTGGCTGAATGAACTGGTTCCTATTCCTGGTAAGGGGTACTGTGTCGTCTATCCGATCGCCCCAGCCCTGTTCCTGCTGCCCCTGGTCAAGGTGTTCCCGACAATCACCCAATCTGAGGCTGCCCATCTCCTGTTCGGACTGGCTGCTCTGGCGATTTACCTGTTCTTTCGTAAACAGCAATCCTCCCGCTTTCGTTCCATCAGTCTCGCCCTAATCTGGAGCTTTGCCACCATTTTCTTCCCCATGAGTGCTGTCGGGAGTGTCTGGTATATTGCCCAGACCATGGGGGCAACCTTTGTCTGGCTTTTCCTGCTCTGCTTCCAGCCCCGCCCCGGTGGGTTCCTGTTTCTTTCAGGTTTGTGCCTGGGGATAGCTGCTGCTGCTCGATTACCCCTCAACCTGCTGGTTCTCTATGGCCTGGTGCTGCTTTACCGGGAACTGGCTCCCCGCTGGTCCCTGTTGCTGAGATCGACCAGCATATTCTTCGCAGGCTTCCTACCCCTGTTCCTGCTGCAACGTCTCTATAACTACGCCCGTTACCAGACCTTTGCCGATCGGGGCTATGCCCTGATTCCAGGCAAGTTTGCTGAACCTGAGTTTCAGCATGGCCTCTTCCATCCTTTCAACCTTCCCAAACACCTGCGGGTTCTCTTTTTGAACCTGCCTAAAGGAGTGGACCACTGGCCGTATCTGGTACCCTCCCACGAAGGACTATCTATCCTGATTACGTCTCCGTTCCTGGTAGTGGCATTTTGGTGGCTGATCAAAAGCCGCCGCTGGCCAGAGGTAGGGGCGATTCTGACGATTATGGTCATTGAAATGTGCCATGGAACGGTTGGGTACAGTCAGTTTGGCTATCGATTTGCCCTGGATGTCTATCCCCTGCTATTTCTGGCCCTACCTCCTATCCTGGAGTTACGATCGCTGCGCTCCTGGCTCCTGGGCCTCATAGGTCTGTCTGGCTTAGTAAATTTGTGGGGCTTGCTGGCCTTTCGGTACCGTTGGTTCATTTGGTGA